TTTGGACATGCTTCTGGATAAAGCTTGGATGCTTCATATGTGGTGTATTGAGGAGGTATTCTTGGATGGTTTACGAATAGGGAAAATGAGCAGAATGGAGGGACAGATACGTCTCCACCACAAGCACCGATTATATCATCGATCCAAAACCCAGGACATGCTACAAGAGTAGCCAAACATTGAACAAAGCAAATAGGAAACGTCTGGGTTACCTGTGCCGCTCCAGTTGCACACATTGGAAATAAACTTGCACAGTACATTCCTAGATATGCGGTTGCGCTGCAAAGTCTCTGAGATATGATTAGGAAACGTACCATATTTTATACTGCACATCGCTTGTTCTACCAACCTTTGCTGCATATTTGGCTGGAAAGGCCGAAATTATTCCATTCATTGTTGAATCTATAATATCTGCCACAACAAAATCTGTAGCTGATATAGGATATAATACAGAACCGATACAGTTTCGACCAGTTAGCATTGGTAAGCAAGGTAATGGCCTATGAAATTTCTATTTTCAGGAGTATGACATACGTTCCTAGAATAGAGGGAGGTACCACATCTACTACTATAGCAATTGCTGCCTGTATAATTCCCTTTACTTGATCAAAACTTTGCATTGCCATATTTGCGATGCCGGGTTGATTTGCCGAGGCGGGGGTTCTTACTGTTTTGAATAGATTAGCCATCCTGTTGGTATATTTTTGGCAAATTTAAAAGTACCATTTTGACAAGTCATAGCCGCTGCTTCTGTATGGACCTCCAGGAAATGGAATTTGCGATATTGACCCATTGACAGAGTCTGTCCAAGTGCCTCTGTCACACTGAAAAAAcattacacatttactATTAGCATACGTGAGGCTTATTAAACATTGGGTGGACCAATGCCTGCGTAAAGCGTTCCTTTGTTTTGCGATTCATTACTGAAAAGGGGATTTTTTGTGCATCCTGAAACTTACAGTTATCCAGAAACCACTTGTAGCCATTCACATCGAATGAGGTGGATACACGTTCAACAGCTTTGGACACAAGcttctttttctcttcatccttttcagaAAGTTCCGATCCTATTCTGTAGGAATCCACAAAGATGTCTTCCAATGTAACCTTTTGGGCACTAGCAGCTTGACTGGATGATAGTAATGCGATATTACAACATATTATCGCTATAAACAAGAGAATGTGTGACATTGCGATAATATTAAAAGAATCCACTTCATGTCTTGTGTGTAGTGTGAAAGGGAACATTCACAGCCGCAGTGTGGCAATTGTATACATTAAAGACCGCATTTCAACAGTCACAACGACTTCTAAACCAAAATGACTGGAAGGAAGGTCATTCATCCGAGGAGTTACACATGGGGCCGCAGTTTGGAGCTGAAAAGGCTGCTTAAAGTGACTAGACAGATAACAACAGATTAAAAGCTCATTATTGCTCTAGTATAGCATGATACATGGGAGAAACTACTTATTCCTCGGGCTTGACTTGGAACTTGTAGTAGCCGACATCTGGAGGACTCCAGAGGCCAAATGTCACCTTCTTTTTGGCGTCGTAGCTGAGAGCGGGGAAGAACATCCACAAACCTACAGCTCCGTACAAGACACTCCATGGAGCCAGACGTTTCCTGTAGAGTAGCGTAAAATCAGAGTAAAACCGTACCAGACTTGCATCCAACCGTATTGTCTCCTCAAATGATACTGCGATGTGGCCATCCACAACTTGGCGTAAACAGCCTTTGACATCTTTAGGACCTACAAGAGAAATGAGCTGGAACTTGGAGGTTGCAGTACATAGGGACGTCCAAAGACAGAGAAAAAGAGACACAAAAACTTACAAGGAAAATAATACCCAGAGAATATCAAACGATGGCAACGGATGGCccaaatttgtaaaagaCCTCAACTGGGTGACTGGCAGGTTATGATTGCCAGTTTAGGGAAATATcatacaaaatatttacCAAAGTGCAAAGTAATCAAAGTGTTACTTTATGCATACTATGGCCCACGGGTAAAGTAGCTTTGGGAGCTGTGGCAGCGATCTCAAATGGGGAAGAGATCGTTCCGAATCACTTTTGCTTAATTTATGATTTTGTATAGTATACACCTGCTTAAAACACGCACACAAAATTTAAGCACTCGTTTATGTTTTAGGAAGGTCGTTTTGTTTGCCTCGTTTTACTCACTCAATGAAGTTGTTTATTTGTACAATAGTTTGTTAAGTTGAGCTTAATTGTAAGGGACACTGTAGTGGTTACTTCATACGCTAATCCACAAGCTCTAATGTGTACCAGTTTGAATGCAGCCACTTGCCCTTTAACCGATATTCCAAGTCTTGCTAAAAATGGGTAATACAAACTCAGTACCGTTCAAGGAAGACGTCGATGACGCAACTCGCAAAGATTTCTCAATACAAGAGGTTGTAAGACGGTTTGTGAACGAATTAGAAAAGGACGAAATCTACTATCTCTCTGTAGGCAGTTGCGCACTTGTGGTGAACGCAGTCACCAATATGATTTATCCTAAAATGATTGGAGCTATGATAGACTCGGCAGGTGCCGGTCAAGATGATTTGGGGTGTCCTCAGTATACACTTCCATTTCCCGTTTGGAACATTAACCCTCATTTGTCAATCTCCGGAGGGGTATTTCCAACAAGTTTATTTCAGAAGctttcattctcttctttgcCGTTGTATATTACCGGTAGTATTGCTTCATGGATTAGAGTATCTCACATAAATAATGCAATCTATTTGATTCAAAAAAGGTGCAGACAAAAGATGTTCAAAAAGCTCATCTCACAAGGGGTTCCTTTTTTTCATACTACAGCTGCAAATTATCTATTGTCAAGATTATTAGTTGACTGCGAAGAAGGTCCCAAAGTAATGATTAATAGTTATTCACAATTTTTGCGATCTTGTAATTCTACAATAGGAGGAGCCTTGCAattattttgtatatcTCCATCATTGACATTTATTACAATGTTGTGTATACCTGTGATGGGTATTTGTTTAGTAAAGTACTCTAGCATTGTCAAGAAAGCAAGTTTGcaaaagaaggaaatgaTCGACTCTGTGAATGGAAAAGCTGAAGAGTTACTCAACAGCATCGAAAACGTCAAGAATTTTGGACAGGAAGACTATGAAATTCAACGTTTTTCAGGAGGGCTAGATTCTTGTGATTTGTTGGCATACAGAGTTAATAATTCCGATGGAATATTAGTGGGAGCAATTCTAGCAGGTTTTAACTTTTGTTCTCTTGTAATGTTGTATTTTGGAGCTAAACAGCTGCGAAGTGGTACAATATCTGTGGGAAAATTAGCATCATTTGTTTTGTATGGTGTCTTGTTGGGACTTGGTGCAACGGGATTTTCAAAGATTTATACTGAGACCACAAAGGCATCGATTTCAATGAAAAGAGTATACGATATACATGATTTGCCAGAGGCAAAGGAAAATGAGGATGTTTTGAAGCATTtaaatggagaaattgAGCTGAGAGATGTCTCCTTCAGATATGCATCTAGACCAGATGTGCCAGTTTTGGAGAATATCAATTTAAAGTTTGATTTGGGAAAACTGGTGGCGATTGTTGGCCCAAGTGGTGCCGGGAAAAGTACCCTGTCCAAGTTGCTTACAACTTTATATCAACCCACTTCAGGTACTATATATTTGGATGGAGTAGATATGCAATCCTTAAGCTCAAAGTGGATAAGACAAAAGGTTTTCGCTGTTGTACCTCAAGAACCTACACTATTTTCAATGTCCATTAAGGAGAACATTATGTACGGAAACGAACAAGTCTCCTTTGAGAGGGTACAGGAAGTTTCGAAATTGTGTAACATTAACAATTTCATAGACACTCTTCCTTTGGCATATGATACCCAAGTAGGTGTAAATGGAGTCATGCTATCTTCTGGACAGAAGCAGAGAATAGCTTTGGCAAGAGCAATTTTGAAGGATACACCATTGCTCATCTTGGATGAGCCAACTTCCGCACTTGATGGCTTTTCTGAGGAGCTCATTTCCACCACAATAGATTTAGCTAAACATGGAAGGACAGTTTTAATCGTTACGCACAAGGTAGACATTGCTAAACGTGCAGATAAAGTTGTCGTTTTGAATGGCAAGGTCGAATTTTACGGTACATTGCCTCAAGCTGTAGAACGGAGTGAAACGTTTAGAAGGATATTCACCAATATATAATAACATTTAACCGGTATATTATGTATACGTGATTTTTTGTCTACACACTAGTCCCCAAGAGCATCTTGGAGCCCACCTTGTACTTGATAAAGTCTTGTATAATGGGCGTCGAAAGGGATAAGGACAAAAATAGTAAATTTAGACTGGAAATCATTGTCCCAGATTCTTTTCATGTCAGCGGCGGTCCTTTTTGTTGCTTCGTGAAGCTTATACCCATTTATGACGTAGAAACAAAATTGAATTCCACATTTACTGTTGATTTTGTTGCAATAAATACCTACGGCGTCCTTATAGCCGACGATAAAGCCAAGGTAAAGTCGAAAATTCAAACTACGTTACGctttccatttcttctgGAAGAGAGTAGCAAATTATCGCAAAACCAAAATGTCTTTCTCATATATTCATCGGACTCTGTACTATTTTGCACAGGAAAAGAGATAAACGGCCAATCCAAGGAGCTCAGCTGTAagtttacacatttacCATAAGACCATTTAGATCAGTACCGATGCAAAATTCCTCCgtttattcctccatctcTCAAAGGCTCAAGTGCCTCGTTAGTTTAATACCTAAAGTTTATCATACTTCAGAATCAATTATTACGTTTACGTTACTGTACAATATCGCAATTCATCTGACCCCAAACATCAATATAGCATTTCAGAAAGGTTGGAATTCGTTGTTTTAGGTTCTATTTACCATGGTAAGTTTGCAATGACGATTATAATGTCCACAGATTTTCCAATTCTGGATATAAAGTACTATCCCATACTACCAAAGATTGGTGAATCCACCAGGGATTTTTATAGAGATTGCAAGAGCATAATATCTAACAACTATGGAACGGATAACATGCTATTCAATTATGAATCCAGCCTAGTAAACCTTTTAGAATCGGAAGAAGATTTAAGTGAACCAAAAGAATTGAGCATTCAGCTATATCGTGATTTAAACACATTCTTAGTACTATGGGATTCAATTTCTGACTTAGAAAATTTAGATGGAATAGCATATATTAACGTACTGCACTGCTTTAATAGCATTGTTGCTGACTTTACGAATTTAGCAAAAACAGGTGATATTCACCGTATAGAAAAGCTGAAGGAATGGTTTGgtgatattttaaatccagAGTTATATGGTAAAGGTGACAGTGCTTCAGCGGAGAATATTGATGAAGCATTGAATATGTTTCTCGAGAAGCTTGAGGTGAAGACATGTTGTTTGTATGATACGTCTTTGGAAACGATGAAATCTCTTGTATCATGTTCCTTTAAGGAAAGGAACAGAGTAGAAGGCGAAGGTATTTTTAACTATAATCATAGCGAATTATTCAGAAGCGCTAAAATTTTCTTGTGAAGGAAATAAACTTTGCGTGTGTCATATATCTGGATTCAGTCGAATTGAAGATTCCGAAGATATGGATTTTACCACAAATTCATGGTTTGAGCTCAGGTTTGACTTTTCGGAGTCTAAACGGCATTGCCTGAAAGTTGATATTAGCTTTGTTAGAACAGATGTACTAATGGACGCGACTCCCCGAAGACACCATGTTATAACTAATCAACTGATTACCCTAGGGAAAACAACTAGCACGATAACCTCATTTATACCAAAGGACACAATTCCGACATTTAGCTGCGCATTTATTGATGTTTCATATAGGCTTGAAATCACATTTTTTTGCTTTGAAGATAATGTCAACATAATGGAACGCGACTCTATCAAAGCCGGGGTATGTTTTCTTATAATCTATAGATGTATTTTAGCTCAATAAGCTAAAGCTTGTGAGGTGGGAAAAACCAATTAGAATATTGCAAAATCAACTATTGGGTATAAATGCACGTGATCGCAATTTTAATCATACCAAGACTTCCCGAGGTATACCCCCTGGAATAAAAAAGTCTTGTATACATTTTTGTGGGAGACAAATTCCCTTGTACAAAACTATAGAAATGTAAGGTTTAAATTTTAGGAACAGCATAATGCTACACGATATGTATCGTCTATATTAGTCAGGTCCTTGTGCCATATTTGATTACTCGAATGCATCCATCCATTAACACGTGCGATATGAGCTCCTGAAATATACAATTGGTCCAGGGAGCATATTTTATATCCGGATGGGCAGAATCCATTGGCATTAGCATCTTTATATTCGCATGATGTAGATCCAAGTTGCACTCTATAGGGGCTATCAAATCCAGTCAGACTATTGGATGCAAAAGATGCTATTTCATGAGTTCCCATCGGATAATTGTAGATGCGTAGTTCATCCATGTATCCCTAAACTTGTGTATAATTAAATCAACAACCTACCTTTAGTCCAGGATGTTTAAATTTTCTCCCTAGTGTTATATCACCAGAACTTTTCACCAATTTCCCATTTAGTCCTATGGAGTTATCTAACATTCCATTTACATATAGCTTAAGGGAGTCTTCTTTAGCCACTACCGAAATGTGAGTCCAGCGACGTTGTGGAATAGAGGAATTCGATGAAAGTCCTTCTACATTTCCAACCGTTGTTTCTACTCGCACAGAGAGCCGGTTATCGTAAGGATATAGCAATATAGTCGGTGATTGCGATGTGTGTCCGTTTCGAGATATCAACATTCTGAAATGCGATGAATAGTCACCAGTCAGGTATATCCAAAACGCCAAGGTAAAGGAACCCAAATCCAAGCTCTTGCTGGCTTTAATGTTATAAGATGTGTCACTACCAAACAAGAGACTGGATCCATGGCCGTTTGAGGGTGGACCGTAAGTGACTTGTGTGTTTATATGATTTCCATTTCCACTTTCATCAATTGGATGTAACCTGTCAAACGTCCAATAGCCAACTAGGCCATCGACTTTGTTGTTAGGCAGCAAAATGCTTTTATCTGCGAGTATAGTTAGTGTATAAAGTTGCCACTTACCTAAACAGAGAGCATTGTTAACGTGCATCAAGTTCGATAATGATATGTTTGCGGACTCCTGCAGCCGTTCTAAGTTGGATTCTACGGTAGCATAGTCTCGTTTAACGACATCAATGTCAAA
This region of Theileria equi strain WA chromosome 1, complete sequence genomic DNA includes:
- a CDS encoding hypothetical protein (encoded by transcript BEWA_032010A); this translates as MSHILLFIAIICCNIALLSSSQAASAQKVTLEDIFVDSYRIGSELSEKDEEKKKLVSKAVERVSTSFDVNGYKWFLDNLMNRKTKERFTQALVHPMFNKPHCDRGTWTDSVNGSISQIPFPGGPYRSSGYDLSKWMANLFKTVRTPASANQPGIANMAMQSFDQVKGIIQAAIAIVVDVVPPSILGTPLPCLPMLTGRNCIGSVLYPISATDFVVADIIDSTMNGIISAFPAKYAAKVGRTSDVQYKICATAYLGMYCASLFPMCATGAAQVTQTFPICFVQCLATLVACPGFWIDDIIGACGGDVSVPPFCSFSLFVNHPRIPPQYTTYEASKLYPEACPKYDSKLDMPLDLYKGEVPHSAIDDEAKEHVSIAKNLEKELGESMGASQLKPCDCDAIKTICQLHVPYPIHILPTATVSETHYQTPEYISEDEKRCCIECKPIWEALYSV
- a CDS encoding hypothetical protein (encoded by transcript BEWA_032020A) — protein: MSKAVYAKLWMATSQYHLRRQYGWMQVWKRLAPWSVLYGAVGLWMFFPALSYDAKKKVTFGLWSPPDVGYYKFQVKPEE
- a CDS encoding ABC transporter, ATP-binding protein family member protein (encoded by transcript BEWA_032030A) yields the protein MGNTNSVPFKEDVDDATRKDFSIQEVVRRFVNELEKDEIYYLSVGSCALVVNAVTNMIYPKMIGAMIDSAGAGQDDLGCPQYTLPFPVWNINPHLSISGGVFPTSLFQKLSFSSLPLYITGSIASWIRVSHINNAIYLIQKRCRQKMFKKLISQGVPFFHTTAANYLLSRLLVDCEEGPKVMINSYSQFLRSCNSTIGGALQLFCISPSLTFITMLCIPVMGICLVKYSSIVKKASLQKKEMIDSVNGKAEELLNSIENVKNFGQEDYEIQRFSGGLDSCDLLAYRVNNSDGILVGAILAGFNFCSLVMLYFGAKQLRSGTISVGKLASFVLYGVLLGLGATGFSKIYTETTKASISMKRVYDIHDLPEAKENEDVLKHLNGEIELRDVSFRYASRPDVPVLENINLKFDLGKLVAIVGPSGAGKSTLSKLLTTLYQPTSGTIYLDGVDMQSLSSKWIRQKVFAVVPQEPTLFSMSIKENIMYGNEQVSFERVQEVSKLCNINNFIDTLPLAYDTQVGVNGVMLSSGQKQRIALARAILKDTPLLILDEPTSALDGFSEELISTTIDLAKHGRTVLIVTHKVDIAKRADKVVVLNGKVEFYGTLPQAVERSETFRRIFTNI
- a CDS encoding hypothetical protein (encoded by transcript BEWA_032040A), translating into MGVERDKDKNSKFRLEIIVPDSFHVSGGPFCCFVKLIPIYDVETKLNSTFTVDFVAINTYGVLIADDKAKVKSKIQTTLRFPFLLEESSKLSQNQNVFLIYSSDSVLFCTGKEINGQSKELSYQYRCKIPPFIPPSLKGSSASINYYVYVTVQYRNSSDPKHQYSISERLEFVVLGSIYHDFPILDIKYYPILPKIGESTRDFYRDCKSIISNNYGTDNMLFNYESSLVNLLESEEDLSEPKELSIQLYRDLNTFLVLWDSISDLENLDGIAYINVLHCFNSIVADFTNLAKTGDIHRIEKLKEWFGDILNPELYGKGDSASAENIDEALNMFLEKLEVKTCCLYDTSLETMKSLVSCSFKERNRVEGEEALKFSCEGNKLCVCHISGFSRIEDSEDMDFTTNSWFELRFDFSESKRHCLKVDISFVRTDVLMDATPRRHHVITNQLITLGKTTSTITSFIPKDTIPTFSCAFIDVSYRLEITFFCFEDNVNIMERDSIKAGLNKLKLVRWEKPIRILQNQLLGINARDRNFNHTKTSRGIPPGIKKSCIHFCGRQIPLYKTIEM
- a CDS encoding hypothetical protein (encoded by transcript BEWA_032050A), translated to MSYSFPFIPFRLLKCVPVLLHLYTCSFLDAFDIDVVKRDYATVESNLERLQESANISLSNLMHVNNALCLGKWQLYTLTILADKSILLPNNKVDGLVGYWTFDRLHPIDESGNGNHINTQVTYGPPSNGHGSSLLFGSDTSYNIKASKSLDLGSFTLAFWIYLTGDYSSHFRMLISRNGHTSQSPTILLYPYDNRLSVRVETTVGNVEGLSSNSSIPQRRWTHISVVAKEDSLKLYVNGMLDNSIGLNGKLVKSSGDITLGRKFKHPGLKGYMDELRIYNYPMGTHEIASFASNSLTGFDSPYRVQLGSTSCEYKDANANGFCPSGYKICSLDQLYISGAHIARVNGWMHSSNQIWHKDLTNIDDTYRVALCCS